In Nymphaea colorata isolate Beijing-Zhang1983 chromosome 3, ASM883128v2, whole genome shotgun sequence, a genomic segment contains:
- the LOC116250498 gene encoding uncharacterized protein LOC116250498 isoform X3, protein MADGIKACPSDDAALLLHLSGNNAPDSAIEDGTFTVFVDSSLYTHMAVSVSPRDTVADLKSKIRTEHQSCFPALGDIVIHAIKVKRRRLLYHLSDSMLVKSAFNRQMRTWFLHMDVSTLCTFKHQEEPRQGLSTPEIDVQMEIPESSGAVTCKQVDRTLKRLVDTATDECKESGDASELCIISSDIGNLSKDSHLNKGFSKKSDNPDDQLLHLQNTDLVNRKFIVSEQTVQGNSEGKTLNVFDAVGENPTSDPKASISAEERVDLNKLQKCNTGMDLNVGCIVKEGVNFDGLKSGIVSLDAVPSKFERRNRGQDASVDGSALEDLVVPVSGNEKERKKKRKSGLLELDNASFKEDVAVNTFHTAEKSEFGRRADLNPQGDEDANIDKPNCTPEDLKGENKSSSDLVKAKRKKTRVPKSRAADHDNSSLYQEVVEGECNGKDSHSLKRTVDMINIGNANVISQDGESELSASYGMDEKDLKVLPLVEESRDSNHATQKKRKKPKRTRNHVALALEAPSVNHHNDSPGNELPSVSEHSNIANNGDITDQINGTKSLEKMNLYAETKKGAGCTVSCGESLTSMWHIGINVVPEKETVRAEDAVVSKDSSKKKKSKKTESAVAERCVVPQVEADGFAPNAFGSEHMEPMQERSTYNNKDGGTEKRKKSHKKVKNMDSEMSVPDGQLLSPSTIKESCELNKQGSFKVQLTNNGSLTSKQSQEKSINLNMESIHEGAVEGDGNHDDGCSNNGDTPDQINGIKSEKMKLYAENRQVDAGCTLTGNESLTSMKGLGIDGVPEKEITRPEDGMAIKDRKRKKSRKTESAVAERCIVPQVEANKVDPNAVSLEHVEPMDERSTYSKKGGSTEKVKKSRKKVKIVDSEISMPDSQLLSPSTLKEKHGHNKHGYPKTQLTNGGALTSKPSQEKSINPNMESIHEGAVEGDADHDDGCSNNGDITDQINGTKSSEKMNLYGETKEVDAGYTLSGNESLTSMKVLGTAAVPDKEITRAEDGMVSKDSKRKKSKKTESAVAERCIVPQVEVDRVAPNAVGLEHVEPMDERKTDSKKGGSTEKVKKSRKRVKNVDSEISLPDSQLLSPSTVKGKSEQNDQGSSKMQLTNSGALTSKPSQEKIINLNMESIHEAAAEGGADSDDDCSSSSDKVQDEGAASGKKTKKAHTEQNSSALPSEAVADISVQKPSHAGRDHSFVKSDQELPNRGASNHVRSSKGRDSEEQSDATTDASLSSLSASSHSHQSLDSSGSETLSSHAESDDLAHGHGYFVMPAARNNVGSIGRKMAQRPQTRSVTAGTLSDILKSSSTCRKAVLQASKSKHVQSKVDDGTDSPPVDTVAETQDC, encoded by the exons GCAAAATTAGGACTGAGCACCAGTCATGTTTCCCTGCGCTTGGAGATATTGTTATCCATGCAATCAAG GTCAAGCGCAGAAGATTGCTGTACCATTTGTCAGATTCCATGCTTGTTAAAAGTGCATTCAATAGACAAATGAGGACTTGGTTTCTTCACATGGATGTGTCGACTCTCTGTACATTTAAGCATCAAGAAGAACCAAGACAGGGCCTTTCTACACCAGAAATTGATGTCCAGATGGAGATACCTGAAAGCTCGGGGGCAGTTACTTGTAAGCAAGTTGATAGGACTTTGAAAAGGTTGGTTGACACTGCTACTGATGAATGTAAGGAGTCCGGAGATGCCTCTGAGCTCTGTATTATTTCATCTGATATTGGCAACTTAAGTAAAGACAGTCACTTAAATAAAGGTTTTAGTAAGAAGTCAGATAACCCTGATGATCAATTACTACATTTGCAAAATACTGACTTAGTGAATAGAAAGTTTATTGTTTCTGAGCAAACTGTTCAAGGCAACAGCGAAGGAAAAACTTTAAATGTGTTTGATGCAGTTGGAGAAAATCCAACCTCGGACCCTAAAGCATCAATATCTGCTGAAGAAAGGGTAGATCTCAATAAGCTACAAAAATGTAATACTGGGATGGATCTGAATGTTGGTTGCATAGTCAAAGAGGGAGTCAATTTTGATGGTTTGAAGAGTGGCATTGTATCTTTAGATGCCGTTCCATCTAAATTTGAGAGAAGGAACAGAGGTCAAGATGCTTCGGTTGATGGCAGTGCATTGGAAGACCTAGTAGTACCTGTATctggaaatgaaaaggaaagaaagaaaaaaagaaaaagcggTCTGCTAGAATTGGATAATGCCTCTTTCAAAGAGGATGTGGCAGTCAACACTTTCCATACTGCAGAAAAATCTGAGTTTGGAAGGCGTGCTGATTTGAATCCTCAAGGGGATGAGGATGCGAATATTGACAAGCCAAACTGTACTCCCGAGGATCTGAAGGGCGAAAACAAATCCTCCAGTGATTTAGTCAAGgcgaaaaggaagaaaacaagagtTCCAAAGAGTCGAGCGGCAGACCATGACAATTCCAGTTTGTATCAAGAAGTTGTTGAAGGTGAATGCAATGGAAAAGATTCTCATTCACTCAAGAGAACTGTTGATATGATTAATATAGGCAATGCAAATGTTATTTCACAAGATGGAGAATCAGAACTTTCCGCTTCATATGGAATGGACGAGAAGGACTTAAAAGTCTTGCCGCTTGTTGAGGAGTCCCGAGACTCTAATCATGcaacacaaaagaaaaggaaaaagccgAAAAGGACGAGAAATCATGTGGCGCTGGCCCTTGAGGCCCCTTCTGTTAATCATCATAATGATTCTCCAGGAAATGAGTTGCCTTCAGTCAGTGAGCACAGCAATATTGCTAATAATGGTGACATTACAGACCAAATAAATGGaacaaaatcattggagaaaatGAACTTGTATGCAGAAACTAAGAAAGGTGCAGGGTGCACAGTATCATGTGGTGAATCATTGACATCTATGTGGCACATAGGTATCAATGTTGTCCCAGAAAAGGAAACTGTGCGAGCTGAGGATGCCGTGGTCTCTAAAGATAGtagtaaaaagaagaaatcaaaaaaGACTGAATCTGCTGTTGCAGAAAGATGTGTTGTTCCCCAAGTTGAGGCTGACGGGTTTGCTCCAAATGCATTTGGTTCTGAGCATATGGAACCCATGCAAGAGAGAAGCACATACAACAATAAAGATGGTGGTacagaaaagaggaaaaaatcacacaaaaaggttaaaaatatgGATTCGGAAATGTCCGTGCCAGATGGTCAACTATTATCTCCTTCAACTATAAAAGAAAGCTGCGAGTTGAATAAGCAAGGTTCTTTTAAGGTGCAGCTGACAAATAATGGTTCATTAACATCTAAACAGAGTCAAGAGAAGAGTATAAATCTTAACATGGAATCCATCCATGAAGGGGCTGTTGAGGGTGATGGAAATCATGATGATGGCTGTTCTAATAATGGTGATACTCCAGATCAAATAAATGGAATAAAATCAGAGAAAATGAAGTTGTATGCAGAAAATAGGCAAGTTGATGCAGGGTGCACATTAACAGGAAATGAATCATTGACATCTATGAAGGGCTTAGGTATAGATGGTGTCCCAGAAAAGGAAATTACTCGACCTGAGGATGGTATGGCCATCAAAgatagaaaaaggaagaaatcaagaaagacTGAATCTGCTGTTGCAGAAAGATGTATTGTTCCTCAAGTCGAGGCTAACAAGGTTGATCCAAATGCAGTTAGTCTTGAACATGTTGAACCCATGGATGAGAGGAGCACATACAGCAAGAAGGGTGGTAGCacagaaaaggtgaaaaaatcGCGTAAAAAGGTTAAAATTGTGGATTCAGAAATATCCATGCCAGATAGTCAACTATTGTCTCCTTCAACTTTAAAGGAAAAACATGGGCACAATAAGCACGGTTATCCTAAGACGCAGCTGACAAATGGTGGTGCATTGACGTCTAAACCAAGTCAAGAGAAGAGCATAAATCCTAACATGGAATCCATCCATGAAGGGGCTGTTGAAGGTGATGCTGATCATGATGATGGCTGTTCTAATAATGGTGATATTACAGATCAAATAAATGGAACGAAATCATCAGAGAAAATGAATTTGTATGGAGAAACTAAGGAAGTTGATGCAGGGTACACATTATCAGGAAATGAATCATTGACATCTATGAAGGTACTAGGGACAGCTGCTGTTCCAGATAAGGAAATTACTCGAGCTGAGGATGGTATGGTCTCCAAAGATAGTAAAAGGAAGAAGTCAAAAAAGACTGAATCTGCTGTTGCAGAAAGATGTATTGTTCCTCAAGTCGAGGTTGACAGGGTTGCTCCAAATGCAGTTGGTCTTGAGCATGTTGAACCCATGGATGAAAGGAAGACAGACAGCAAGAAGGGCGGTAGCAcggaaaaggtgaaaaaatcGCGTAAAAGGGTTAAAAATGTGGATTCAGAAATATCCTTGCCAGATAGTCAACTATTGTCTCCTTCAACTGTAAAGGGAAAAAGTGAGCAGAATGATCAAGGTTCTTCTAAGATGCAGCTGACCAATAGTGGTGCATTGACATCTAAACCGAGTCAAGAGAAGATCATAAATCTTAATATGGAATCCATCCATGAAGCAGCTGCTGAAGGTGGTGCTGATTCTGATGATGACTGTTCTAGTTCCTCTGATAAG GTCCAGGATGAAGGTGCTGCATCAGggaaaaaaaccaagaaagcACACACCGAGCAAAACTCCTCAGCTTTACCTAGTGAAGCAGTAGCAGATATTTCAG TTCAAAAACCTTCCCATGCTGGTCGTGATcattcttttgtcaaatcagaTCAGGAACTACCTAATCGTG GTGCTTCCAACCATGTGAGAAGTTCTAAAGGGAGAGATTCTGAAGAGCAGTCAGATGCCACTACGGATGCATCTTTGAGTAGTCTGTCTGCTTCTTCTCATTCACATCAAAGCCTGGACTCTTCAGGTTCAGAGACCTTGTCCTCACATGCTGAGTCAGATGATTTGGCACATGGTCATG GATATTTTGTAATGCCTGCAGCAAGAAATAATGTGGGAAGCATTGGAAGAAAGATGGCCCAGAGGCCCCAGAC AAGATCCGTGACCGCTGGAACACTCAGTGACATCCTTAAAAGTTCAAGCACCTGTAGAAAGGCTGTGCTTCAAGCATCAAAGTCCAAGCATGTTCAGTCCAAGGTTGATGACGGCACAGATAGTCCTCCTGTTGACACCGTTGCGGAGACACAAGATTGTTAG
- the LOC116250498 gene encoding uncharacterized protein LOC116250498 isoform X5 — MADGIKACPSDDAALLLHLSGNNAPDSAIEDGTFTVFVDSSLYTHMAVSVSPRDTVADLKSKIRTEHQSCFPALGDIVIHAIKVKRRRLLYHLSDSMLVKSAFNRQMRTWFLHMDVSTLCTFKHQEEPRQGLSTPEIDVQMEIPESSGAVTCKQVDRTLKRLVDTATDECKESGDASELCIISSDIGNLSKDSHLNKGFSKKSDNPDDQLLHLQNTDLVNRKFIVSEQTVQGNSEGKTLNVFDAVGENPTSDPKASISAEERVDLNKLQKCNTGMDLNVGCIVKEGVNFDGLKSGIVSLDAVPSKFERRNRGQDASVDGSALEDLVVPVSGNEKERKKKRKSGLLELDNASFKEDVAVNTFHTAEKSEFGRRADLNPQGDEDANIDKPNCTPEDLKGENKSSSDLVKAKRKKTRVPKSRAADHDNSSLYQEVVEGECNGKDSHSLKRTVDMINIGNANVISQDGESELSASYGMDEKDLKVLPLVEESRDSNHATQKKRKKPKRTRNHVALALEAPSVNHHNDSPGNELPSVSEHSNIANNGDITDQINGTKSLEKMNLYAETKKGAGCTVSCGESLTSMWHIGINVVPEKETVRAEDAVVSKDSSKKKKSKKTESAVAERCVVPQVEADGFAPNAFGSEHMEPMQERSTYNNKDGGTEKRKKSHKKVKNMDSEMSVPDGQLLSPSTIKESCELNKQGSFKVQLTNNGSLTSKQSQEKSINLNMESIHEGAVEGDGNHDDGCSNNGDTPDQINGIKSEKMKLYAENRQVDAGCTLTGNESLTSMKGLGIDGVPEKEITRPEDGMAIKDRKRKKSRKTESAVAERCIVPQVEANKVDPNAVSLEHVEPMDERSTYSKKGGSTEKVKKSRKKVKIVDSEISMPDSQLLSPSTLKEKHGHNKHGYPKTQLTNGGALTSKPSQEKSINPNMESIHEGAVEGDADHDDGCSNNGDITDQINGTKSSEKMNLYGETKEVDAGYTLSGNESLTSMKVLGTAAVPDKEITRAEDGMVSKDSKRKKSKKTESAVAERCIVPQVEVDRVAPNAVGLEHVEPMDERKTDSKKGGSTEKVKKSRKRVKNVDSEISLPDSQLLSPSTVKGKSEQNDQGSSKMQLTNSGALTSKPSQEKIINLNMESIHEAAAEGLNADVKQVQDEGAASGKKTKKAHTEQNSSALPSEAVADISVQKPSHAGRDHSFVKSDQELPNRGASNHVRSSKGRDSEEQSDATTDASLSSLSASSHSHQSLDSSGSETLSSHAESDDLAHGHGYFVMPAARNNVGSIGRKMAQRPQTRSVTAGTLSDILKSSSTCRKAVLQASKSKHVQSKVDDGTDSPPVDTVAETQDC; from the exons GCAAAATTAGGACTGAGCACCAGTCATGTTTCCCTGCGCTTGGAGATATTGTTATCCATGCAATCAAG GTCAAGCGCAGAAGATTGCTGTACCATTTGTCAGATTCCATGCTTGTTAAAAGTGCATTCAATAGACAAATGAGGACTTGGTTTCTTCACATGGATGTGTCGACTCTCTGTACATTTAAGCATCAAGAAGAACCAAGACAGGGCCTTTCTACACCAGAAATTGATGTCCAGATGGAGATACCTGAAAGCTCGGGGGCAGTTACTTGTAAGCAAGTTGATAGGACTTTGAAAAGGTTGGTTGACACTGCTACTGATGAATGTAAGGAGTCCGGAGATGCCTCTGAGCTCTGTATTATTTCATCTGATATTGGCAACTTAAGTAAAGACAGTCACTTAAATAAAGGTTTTAGTAAGAAGTCAGATAACCCTGATGATCAATTACTACATTTGCAAAATACTGACTTAGTGAATAGAAAGTTTATTGTTTCTGAGCAAACTGTTCAAGGCAACAGCGAAGGAAAAACTTTAAATGTGTTTGATGCAGTTGGAGAAAATCCAACCTCGGACCCTAAAGCATCAATATCTGCTGAAGAAAGGGTAGATCTCAATAAGCTACAAAAATGTAATACTGGGATGGATCTGAATGTTGGTTGCATAGTCAAAGAGGGAGTCAATTTTGATGGTTTGAAGAGTGGCATTGTATCTTTAGATGCCGTTCCATCTAAATTTGAGAGAAGGAACAGAGGTCAAGATGCTTCGGTTGATGGCAGTGCATTGGAAGACCTAGTAGTACCTGTATctggaaatgaaaaggaaagaaagaaaaaaagaaaaagcggTCTGCTAGAATTGGATAATGCCTCTTTCAAAGAGGATGTGGCAGTCAACACTTTCCATACTGCAGAAAAATCTGAGTTTGGAAGGCGTGCTGATTTGAATCCTCAAGGGGATGAGGATGCGAATATTGACAAGCCAAACTGTACTCCCGAGGATCTGAAGGGCGAAAACAAATCCTCCAGTGATTTAGTCAAGgcgaaaaggaagaaaacaagagtTCCAAAGAGTCGAGCGGCAGACCATGACAATTCCAGTTTGTATCAAGAAGTTGTTGAAGGTGAATGCAATGGAAAAGATTCTCATTCACTCAAGAGAACTGTTGATATGATTAATATAGGCAATGCAAATGTTATTTCACAAGATGGAGAATCAGAACTTTCCGCTTCATATGGAATGGACGAGAAGGACTTAAAAGTCTTGCCGCTTGTTGAGGAGTCCCGAGACTCTAATCATGcaacacaaaagaaaaggaaaaagccgAAAAGGACGAGAAATCATGTGGCGCTGGCCCTTGAGGCCCCTTCTGTTAATCATCATAATGATTCTCCAGGAAATGAGTTGCCTTCAGTCAGTGAGCACAGCAATATTGCTAATAATGGTGACATTACAGACCAAATAAATGGaacaaaatcattggagaaaatGAACTTGTATGCAGAAACTAAGAAAGGTGCAGGGTGCACAGTATCATGTGGTGAATCATTGACATCTATGTGGCACATAGGTATCAATGTTGTCCCAGAAAAGGAAACTGTGCGAGCTGAGGATGCCGTGGTCTCTAAAGATAGtagtaaaaagaagaaatcaaaaaaGACTGAATCTGCTGTTGCAGAAAGATGTGTTGTTCCCCAAGTTGAGGCTGACGGGTTTGCTCCAAATGCATTTGGTTCTGAGCATATGGAACCCATGCAAGAGAGAAGCACATACAACAATAAAGATGGTGGTacagaaaagaggaaaaaatcacacaaaaaggttaaaaatatgGATTCGGAAATGTCCGTGCCAGATGGTCAACTATTATCTCCTTCAACTATAAAAGAAAGCTGCGAGTTGAATAAGCAAGGTTCTTTTAAGGTGCAGCTGACAAATAATGGTTCATTAACATCTAAACAGAGTCAAGAGAAGAGTATAAATCTTAACATGGAATCCATCCATGAAGGGGCTGTTGAGGGTGATGGAAATCATGATGATGGCTGTTCTAATAATGGTGATACTCCAGATCAAATAAATGGAATAAAATCAGAGAAAATGAAGTTGTATGCAGAAAATAGGCAAGTTGATGCAGGGTGCACATTAACAGGAAATGAATCATTGACATCTATGAAGGGCTTAGGTATAGATGGTGTCCCAGAAAAGGAAATTACTCGACCTGAGGATGGTATGGCCATCAAAgatagaaaaaggaagaaatcaagaaagacTGAATCTGCTGTTGCAGAAAGATGTATTGTTCCTCAAGTCGAGGCTAACAAGGTTGATCCAAATGCAGTTAGTCTTGAACATGTTGAACCCATGGATGAGAGGAGCACATACAGCAAGAAGGGTGGTAGCacagaaaaggtgaaaaaatcGCGTAAAAAGGTTAAAATTGTGGATTCAGAAATATCCATGCCAGATAGTCAACTATTGTCTCCTTCAACTTTAAAGGAAAAACATGGGCACAATAAGCACGGTTATCCTAAGACGCAGCTGACAAATGGTGGTGCATTGACGTCTAAACCAAGTCAAGAGAAGAGCATAAATCCTAACATGGAATCCATCCATGAAGGGGCTGTTGAAGGTGATGCTGATCATGATGATGGCTGTTCTAATAATGGTGATATTACAGATCAAATAAATGGAACGAAATCATCAGAGAAAATGAATTTGTATGGAGAAACTAAGGAAGTTGATGCAGGGTACACATTATCAGGAAATGAATCATTGACATCTATGAAGGTACTAGGGACAGCTGCTGTTCCAGATAAGGAAATTACTCGAGCTGAGGATGGTATGGTCTCCAAAGATAGTAAAAGGAAGAAGTCAAAAAAGACTGAATCTGCTGTTGCAGAAAGATGTATTGTTCCTCAAGTCGAGGTTGACAGGGTTGCTCCAAATGCAGTTGGTCTTGAGCATGTTGAACCCATGGATGAAAGGAAGACAGACAGCAAGAAGGGCGGTAGCAcggaaaaggtgaaaaaatcGCGTAAAAGGGTTAAAAATGTGGATTCAGAAATATCCTTGCCAGATAGTCAACTATTGTCTCCTTCAACTGTAAAGGGAAAAAGTGAGCAGAATGATCAAGGTTCTTCTAAGATGCAGCTGACCAATAGTGGTGCATTGACATCTAAACCGAGTCAAGAGAAGATCATAAATCTTAATATGGAATCCATCCATGAAGCAGCTGCTGAAG GATTGAATGCTGATGTTAAGCAGGTCCAGGATGAAGGTGCTGCATCAGggaaaaaaaccaagaaagcACACACCGAGCAAAACTCCTCAGCTTTACCTAGTGAAGCAGTAGCAGATATTTCAG TTCAAAAACCTTCCCATGCTGGTCGTGATcattcttttgtcaaatcagaTCAGGAACTACCTAATCGTG GTGCTTCCAACCATGTGAGAAGTTCTAAAGGGAGAGATTCTGAAGAGCAGTCAGATGCCACTACGGATGCATCTTTGAGTAGTCTGTCTGCTTCTTCTCATTCACATCAAAGCCTGGACTCTTCAGGTTCAGAGACCTTGTCCTCACATGCTGAGTCAGATGATTTGGCACATGGTCATG GATATTTTGTAATGCCTGCAGCAAGAAATAATGTGGGAAGCATTGGAAGAAAGATGGCCCAGAGGCCCCAGAC AAGATCCGTGACCGCTGGAACACTCAGTGACATCCTTAAAAGTTCAAGCACCTGTAGAAAGGCTGTGCTTCAAGCATCAAAGTCCAAGCATGTTCAGTCCAAGGTTGATGACGGCACAGATAGTCCTCCTGTTGACACCGTTGCGGAGACACAAGATTGTTAG